The genomic stretch AGTCGGCTTTTTCAAATCGGCTTGGTACCCCTGAGCATATTAGCTGCTTTATTACAGGGGGAAATGGCATCATTTATGTTTATGGCTGTGGTTTGGTGAACTAAACTGGGCCTCCCAGCAGAACCTGTTTTAATAATTTCCTCTTTTCGTTGCTGCGGTAAGCAGTTCTGTGATTTTAGCCTCATTACGTTATTTAGCGTTCCACATCACTGCAAACAAGTGCTATTCAATTCAGCAGCCATCTGCTCCTAAGCATAAtccccccagaaaactggaaatagAGCGAGATTATTGGTTAGAAACGGCTCCGTTGGTCTTTTTACTGTCCTAAGCGTTGCGGCAAGTTTTTAATCGACGTACATTTACTTAAAGACTTATCGAATAAACTCTGCTGTTTTGTTTCTCAGGAGGAGGGAGAAGCCGCGCCCGATCAGAGTCTGAAGGAGTTCGAGGGAGCAACTTTACGCTATGCATCTATCAACTTAAAGTATGCGGCAGCATTTAGGACGTTAATATATCAGCTTACCGTCTCTATGCTGCAGTTTTTAACCTTCTTTCATTGCTCTTGTGTTTGTAGCTACAACTGCTCCCAAtcagaggaagaagagaagaaTGCTCCACGGTGtacagatttagatttagagACTAAGGTAACTAATTAATCCTTTTGATGGTCTCCACTATGATAAGAGAAGGATCTTACACTTGATTAAAGGAACCCGTTTCCTTTAATCAGCTGTATAATTTCTTGCATTAACTAGCGATTAATGCTTTTTCtgaaaatggtttaaaactCTCAGGAGTAATGTCACAAATGATGTACTTGTAAGTGGTTAAAAAGGCGACAGGACTTGCTTTGTGTTCATAAAGGTTAAAAAGTGGGTTTTAGATATTTTGTTGATGACTGTATGCAGaggaagatttttatttattttttttctcggCGGCACAAACGCAGGTTTACAGAAGAAAACGGTTCGACACGCTGTCCTGTCTTCTCTTCAGCGATCTGTTGCTTTGTTTCAGTGTTTTGCGGTGCGTTCTCTGGGCTGGGTGGAGATGTCCGAGGAGGACCTGGCACCCGGCAAGAGCAGCGTGGCCGTCAACAACTGCATCCGGCAGCTTTCTTATCACAAACACAACCTCCATGACACCGCTGGGATCTGGGGAGAGGTGAGGGGACGCGGCTGTCATTTTCTTACACTTCCACAAGCACAGCGGAACAAAATTAAGATATCTGGAATACGTTCAGTCTCATCTCAGAAAGTGGGacttttaataaagattaattAGAAATAGGGTGAAATATTTTATGGCTTCATTTCTtgtatttttgatgtttttggcTTTACAggtaatgaaaaccccaaattcagtagagctgtgcataaaaatcaatacaaagattaatatcgatttttttaaaaatgatttaaaaccgatattctggctttcaatatcgatatacctcccaacacCTAGGGGGCGCTATTGCAGCCTAAccttcatccctaaaatcagacgtttgggcatgtttttggtttctgtgagacattaaatgcattgaaccaaatgcactttgttttcctgttaatatatcagtgttcaataaattgaacataaatataatatttggctggttttgttgattgaatgactttgagcatttgaaagtaataaatatcgatattggagtcaaatcaaatcaaggtgAGCTATATTgagaatcgtattgtatcgtgagctatgtatcgaaaatcgtatcgaatcggctaatcctagatgatacccagccctaaaattcagtgtctcactAAATTAGCATAAGAtccataaaaaacaatatttgaaacagaaatgtcagacGTCTGAGAAGCATACTTGTTTCTACGCGCTACTcggttggggctccttttgcagGAATTACTGCATCGATGCGGCGTGGTGTGGAGgccatcagcctgtggttctgctgagatgtaaTGGAAGTCCAGATCGCTTTTCTGCCGGCCTTCGGCTCATCTGCATTGTCGGGTCTGACGTCTCTAATCTTTGTCTTTGACAACAGCCCTTAGAGTCTctgtggggttcaggtcaggccagtttgctgcCCAATCAAGCGCAGCGACGTTGTGGCtattgaaccagcttttggcACCTTTGGCAGTGTGAGCAAGTCCAAGTCCCGatgaaaaattaaatcagcatctccataaagctatTAAGTGGAAGGAGGCTTGAAGTATTCTAAAACCTCACGATAGACGGCTGCGTTGACCGTGGACTTGAGAAAAccggaccaacaccagcagatgacattaGACCATCACTGACTGGTGACTTCACGCTGGACTTCTAGCTACGTGGATTCTGctcctctccactcttcctccagaacCACAGGCCGACAGTCCAGCTGTTTTCTCCTCAGCCCAGGGAAGATGCTTCTGATGTCGTCTCTGGTCCAGGAGTCGCTTGACATGAGGAATTCAACAGCGTTCTGGAGCTCCCCCAAATACTTTTAGTTTCACAAGCCTCTCTATTGTTGCATCTTTTCTTATATTTCCCCTACCGTTAACTTTCTATGAATagtctttaactttttcacaatgtTCTAGCTTACACTGAATTGTGAATTTTCATTGTCAgcaagccataatcatcaaaattaaaagtatttcACTATGCGTGGAATGCATCGAtataagtttcactttctgaagtGAGTCTGGAAAAATGTGAAACTTTTTCACTATATTGTAATTTCTTGGAGCTGTCTGTAAAGATTATGACTGCTTTACAAAGCTCTATAAGGGAAGAtcttttaacaaaaatgtttgctCTGCTAATGTTCATTTTGGAGTTTAACTAAAATGGCTCATAATATACCAGGCCAGTTATgctatttagcattttatattTGCTAGAAATGACTCCACATCAGTATAATGTGGTCTTGTTGCTCACACCCAAGTGTCTGTGTCCCCTTGCAGGGTAAGGACATGCTCATGGTCCTGGAGAATGACACGATGAACTTGATCGACCCACTGGGTCAGACTCTGCTTCATTCTCAGCCGATTGGCAGTATCCGTGTGTGGGGCGTCGGCAGAGACAACGGAAGGTCAGACTCACTCATGTACCCCATACTGAGGTggctttaaaaaggtttatcgcagaaatgtttcatgttttgtgTTAGATTTAATGGACTTctgtaactttttaaatttttcaaattcaaaacacAAGATTAATACAGttgaaaatattttcagttCACATTTAACTTTCCGTAAGTGCTCAGTTTAAACCAGTGTTTGTGGATGGCGCATTCTCAGTTTCTTATATTCTGTTATATATCTGTTATATTGAATTCTGTTGCTTAGTCTCCATTTTGGTATTCATCAAAAAAGGCAAGTGTGTATGGAATCTGCTAGCTgttgctgccctctgctggattCTTTGTATAACTGCAACCAAAATATTCCACTAATCCTGTTCGCCACCTGTCTGTCTGACTTCTAacggctgttttattttttatttctttctttcatgcTGCTTTTTCCATCATTTTCAGGGAGAGGTATACATTAATAATTACTATTCGGAAATTTGAATATGTGTCGTAGATATTTTACGGCCGTGTGAGTGGATATGTTTTAGTCAAATTAAATCTCAAAAGGAGAACCGTTTGATTCATTTGCAGGGATTTTGCTTACGTGGCTCGAGACAACCTCACCCAAGTGTTGAAGTGTCACGTTTTCCGCTGCGACTCGCCTGCCAAGAACATCGCCACCAGCCTGCATGAGATGTGTTCAAAGGTCAGCCTTTAATACTGACTTGATTGTAGGATATTAACATTTTTTCCTTGAAATTAATATACAGTCACataatttttttgctttagatCATGATGGAGAGAAAGGCAAATAAGCCAGGCGTGAGCAGACTCAACTCTGACCCCAGTAAACCCTTTGGCATCCCTGTTGAAGGTAAAGCCGGAAACCTCCAGAGGTTTGAACATTTCTTGTGTTAATGAAGCAGTGAACCGTGTAATGTAAGATTTCTTTTACCTCCTTGGCAGAGTTTCCTGCTCCAAAAAATGAGCTCTTCCAGCGCTTCCATGTTTATTATCTTGGCTGTATACCGGTGGCCAGACCAGTCGGTAAgcaaaatgtgatatttcatCCACGTTATTAAAACAATTGTTCATAGTTATTGGCTAATTCTGactttgtttttgcacattttatgaCAGGAATGGAGACACTGAACGAAGCATTAGAGTTTGCAATGACTGGCAGGGATAAGAACGACTGGACTCCTGTTTCTGTTAACGTTGCACCAGCCACCCTTACTATACTTTCAAAACAGGTAGAAAATTCAACatctaatatttatttatttttttatttgtcagcaAAATGTTTCAATTTTACTGATCTTTGCTTGGCTAGAAAGTTTCATCACTAGAGCAATTtcagtattttaaattaaaaacctgAACCCATTGGACTCAGTGGTCCTCTTACCTCTTACATACCTGGCCATTAGTTATTGATATCatttaataaatgatttaactttaattttgttCTGTTGATGTGCGTGTCTTTCAGGACGATGAGGTCCTGTCAGAGTGCAGGGTGCGTTTCCTGTCTTTCATGGGCGTGGGGAAGGACGTCCACACCTTTGCTTTCATCATGGCCGAAGGTCCCCAGGAGTTCACCTGCCACATGTTTTGGTGTGAACCCAACGCTGCCAGTCTGAGCGAGGCCGTGCAGGCCGCCTGCATGGTGAGTCAGAGGGGCAGGAATGCGATGATGAACCTACTTGTGACGGAGCGGTTCAGAACCAGTCGGATCTCTGCACGTGCCGTTTAGTTCAGCCCGGCAGAAAGAAAGTAGGCGATAAAACGGGTAGCACTGTAAAACAGGTGTTTGAACCATTCCAATGTGCCGGCTCATATACAGAGGCATCATCCCCAGAGTGTCAACTAACGGCGAGGGAAAGAGTCCGTAGGAAACAAGTTCTTGTGGCTTTTTTGGCTTTGGAAAGTTGTATGATTTTATGCGTATAAGAAGTGTTAAGTGCTGCATTCCTACCTAGGACTTGCACTTCGAGTTGAGAGTAGagcacaattcaattcaataaaattttatttatatagcgccaattcatgaaacatgtcatctcgaggcactttacaaagtcaaattcaatcatattatacagattgatcaaacatgtcctatataagggaaccagttgattgcttcaaagtcccgacaagcagcattcactcctggagaagcgtagagccacagtgagagtcgtctgcattgtccatagctttgcagcaatccctcatactgagcaagcatgaagcgacagtggagagaaaaaccaccgattaacgggaaggaaaaacctccagcagaaccgggctcagtatgaacggtcatctgcctcgaccgactggggttacagaagagcacacacctccaaattgcagCCAGGCTGGTTCAGATGATGCATCGGAACAATAACTGTTTACTTTACACTGCTGGGAACAGTCTTACAGTGTTTCACAGCTTTCAAGGCAATGCCAGCGATTTCAAAAACTACACAGTGTTGGGTGACATTTTGATTTTCTCTGCTTTACCACCCCCTGTAGCAAAGTGCATAGCCTCTCAGTGAAAAGACAAGGCGACTACTCAGTAATCGTCTCGCAATTGGAAGATTGTGGgctcgattccagcttccctctgtcacaaggcacttaaccccaagttgtcTACCGATCTGTGTATCGGTCTATGAATATAAGTGTTATtgagtgaatgtggctatagtgtacagcgctctgagtggtcagtatgactggaatagctatataagttcagtccatttaccatttaaggCAAAACCAAAAGAGTTTTAGTTGTAGTTGCACCAGTTTAGAGGTCTGAGATTTAAGACAAATCTTAAAAGAACCACAACAAAGTCGTCACAAATGTATGTTTGAGTGAAATTTTCAGTCACTCAAATTCTATGAGAGACTCTAAAGAtgccagaagaaaacattttcctttagCTGGAATTTTACTGTGAACTTGTAATGCTCTTAGCAATAAATGTATGGGAATTTTAAGCTTTGTTTGCCAAGTAAAAACTTCATAAATCTACACTCATTTCTGTATAgatatcagtcagctttgatgCGCCGAggcttcctgttatctgctgaaaatcTTTAAAGACAGTCGGAATGAAAGCCAGTTTTAACCTCAAACTATCACAAAAGTGTGACTTTTGCTAAACTCCCctactgttttagttatgtgACTAGTATAATTATATTTGTGAGTactgatattttaaaaattatctATTAacgatgtttgttttttcttggaaAGTCTGTAAAATAGACAAAGTGGAACTGAATCTAACAGAAATCCCAGCATGGATTACGTCAACCTGGAGATTCTCACCTATATCTTTGTATACTCTTTACATGAATTGATTGATCGATAGAGATACATTAAAACCTGTTTTGTGACCTGTATTAAACGGTGAcggtattaaataaaatatgcctAAAGACACCTTAAATGAGAATTCTgtaataatttagttttaaaatcgTAGTAAAGCCCAGTTCACCAGCAACAGGTCTCTGACACATGACATGATTTCATCTCTGCTTCTAATATGCATGATTAACAAACGCTGATGACAGGAAGGCTAGAATCCCTCCTAAAAGTTACAAAGTTGTAGCTGTTGACTACGTTCACtgatcaggttttttttattatttaacatcagtaatgctttttgttcttttttcttttcttcagcttCGCTACCAGAAATGTTTGGATGCTCGCCCACCCGGCCTGGCCTCCTGCCTGCCCACTCCTCCCGCTGACTCTGTGGCCCGACGGGTAAAGAAGGGGGTGCAGAGTCTGCTAGGCACCTTTAAGAGCTACAGGTCAGGTTCTCAGTCCCCATGAGCTGGAGCAAGGATTGTCCACTGTCCCATTAAACACCAAGGTCCTATCACAACAGCCCTTTATcactctcacctgtcctctaaTAATCACATTTCCGCCTCGCGACCGTCTCTCGTGCgtagtctctccagcgtgtgaAGTAGTTTGCGGGGGGGGGGAACGATTCCTACCCTGCTTTACGTCACACAAACACATGAACCCCCTCG from Fundulus heteroclitus isolate FHET01 chromosome 18, MU-UCD_Fhet_4.1, whole genome shotgun sequence encodes the following:
- the apbb1 gene encoding amyloid-beta A4 precursor protein-binding family B member 1 isoform X1, whose product is MGGHDDEDVSYVVNKQKQDEELKNKLNEGSHWCDQETIGNNAKRVKEGQNQLRKVAENQQDQDHNCNINQNGNKEDFPLQNITQEEQQGNEEQTKSPKIAMTPGLSQEESKNILNEPLLIDTLESEEEKDKEREEDDKEKDNISEAPEETSDGGTGEEPAEQTNVESNREGSVVGRNACLLFSNMNGTPSDEEASWPSMSQDNSDNSPNGNRESFWDSSAFETDTDLPSGWMRVRDTSGTYYWHIPTGTTQWEPPSPLGKVGDSMMSSTMSLETTPCEEPEETWAQLSSTDDGGDEGELWKEEGEAAPDQSLKEFEGATLRYASINLNYNCSQSEEEEKNAPRCTDLDLETKCFAVRSLGWVEMSEEDLAPGKSSVAVNNCIRQLSYHKHNLHDTAGIWGEGKDMLMVLENDTMNLIDPLGQTLLHSQPIGSIRVWGVGRDNGRERDFAYVARDNLTQVLKCHVFRCDSPAKNIATSLHEMCSKIMMERKANKPGVSRLNSDPSKPFGIPVEEFPAPKNELFQRFHVYYLGCIPVARPVGMETLNEALEFAMTGRDKNDWTPVSVNVAPATLTILSKQDDEVLSECRVRFLSFMGVGKDVHTFAFIMAEGPQEFTCHMFWCEPNAASLSEAVQAACMLRYQKCLDARPPGLASCLPTPPADSVARRVKKGVQSLLGTFKSYRSGSQSP
- the apbb1 gene encoding amyloid-beta A4 precursor protein-binding family B member 1 isoform X2 — encoded protein: MGGHDDEDVSYVVNKQKQDEELKNKLNEGSHWCDQETIGNNAKRVKEGQNQLRKVAENQQDQDHNCNINQNGNKEDFPLQNITQEEQQGNEEQTKSPKIAMTPGLSQEESKNILNEPLLIDTLESEEEKDKEREEDDKEKDNISEAPEETSDGGTGEEPAEQTNVESNREGSVVGRNACLLFSNMNGTPSDEEASWPSMSQDNSDNSPNGNRESFWDSSAFETDTDLPSGWMRVRDTSGTYYWHIPTGTTQWEPPSPLGKVGDSMMSSTMSLETTPCEEPEETWAQLSSTDDGGDEGELWKEEGEAAPDQSLKEFEGATLRYASINLNYNCSQSEEEEKNAPRCTDLDLETKCFAVRSLGWVEMSEEDLAPGKSSVAVNNCIRQLSYHKHNLHDTAGIWGEGKDMLMVLENDTMNLIDPLGQTLLHSQPIGSIRVWGVGRDNGRDFAYVARDNLTQVLKCHVFRCDSPAKNIATSLHEMCSKIMMERKANKPGVSRLNSDPSKPFGIPVEEFPAPKNELFQRFHVYYLGCIPVARPVGMETLNEALEFAMTGRDKNDWTPVSVNVAPATLTILSKQDDEVLSECRVRFLSFMGVGKDVHTFAFIMAEGPQEFTCHMFWCEPNAASLSEAVQAACMLRYQKCLDARPPGLASCLPTPPADSVARRVKKGVQSLLGTFKSYRSGSQSP